The Patescibacteria group bacterium genome window below encodes:
- a CDS encoding response regulator, with the protein MPEALKKILIVEDERLITKPLAKKLQFAGFEVKAAYDGEEALAVLETEKFDLILLDLLMPRVDGFDVLTELKKRGDLTPVIVATNLNQEKDVSRVLELGVTSYYVKSDTTLDEIVENVKRALNIG; encoded by the coding sequence ATGCCCGAAGCGCTAAAAAAAATTCTGATCGTTGAAGACGAAAGGCTGATCACCAAGCCCCTGGCTAAGAAATTGCAATTCGCCGGTTTCGAGGTCAAAGCCGCTTATGACGGAGAGGAAGCGCTGGCCGTTTTGGAAACCGAAAAATTCGACCTGATCCTTTTGGATCTGCTGATGCCCAGGGTTGACGGTTTTGACGTTCTGACCGAACTCAAGAAAAGAGGGGATCTGACGCCGGTGATCGTCGCCACTAATTTGAATCAGGAAAAAGACGTTTCCCGGGTTTTGGAATTGGGAGTCACCAGCTATTATGTCAAATCCGACACCACTTTGGACGAAATAGTCGAGAATGTAAAACGGGCGCTGAATATCGGTTGA